A genomic region of Arvicola amphibius chromosome 7, mArvAmp1.2, whole genome shotgun sequence contains the following coding sequences:
- the Slc25a29 gene encoding mitochondrial basic amino acids transporter — MALDFLAGCAGGVAGVLVGHPFDTVKVRLQVQNTEKPQYRGTLHCFQSIIKQESVLGLYKGLGSPLMGLTFINALVFGVQGNTLRALGQDSPLNQFLAGAAAGAIQCVICCPMELAKTRLQVQDVGPARTYKGSLDCLVQIYRHEGLRGINRGMVSTLLRETPSFGVYFLTYDVLTRAMGCEPDDRLLVPKLLLAGGTSGITSWLSTYPMDVVKSRLQADGLQGAPRYHGIVDCMRQSYQAEGWRVFTRGLASTLLRAFPVNAATFATVTVVLTYTRGEEAQLDSEAVSGTSATPAGPALAQPSRL, encoded by the exons GTGTGGCAGGTGTGCTAGTGGGACACCCTTTTGACACAGTCAAG GTGCGGCTGCAGGTACAGAACACGGAGAAGCCCCAGTACCGAGGGACGCTGCACTGCTTCCAGTCCATCATCAAGCAGGAGAGT GTGCTGGGCCTGTATAAAGGTCTGGGCTCGCCACTAATGGGGCTCACCTTTATCAATGCGCTGGTGTTTGGGGTGCAAGGCAACACCCTTCGGGCCCTGGGCCAAGACTCACCACTCAATCAGTTCctggctggagcagcagcaggCGCCATTCAGTGTGTCATCTGTTGCCCCATGGAACTGGCCAAGACAAGGCTGCAGGTGCAGGACGTGGGCCCCGCTCGAACCTACAAGGGCTCCCTGGACTGCCTGGTACAGATTTACCGGCACGAGGGCCTGCGTGGCATCAATCGAGGCATGGTGTCCACACTTCTGCGCGAGACACCTAGCTTTGGCGTCTACTTTCTCACCTACGATGTACTGACGCGCGCCATGGGCTGCGAGCCAGATGACCGCCTGCTGGTGCCCAAGCTGCTGCTGGCTGGGGGCACATCAGGCATCACCTCCTGGCTCTCCACCTATCCTATGGACGTGGTTAAGTCACGACTGCAAGCCGATGGGCTGCAAGGAGCCCCTCGCTACCATGGCATCGTCGACTGTATGCGGCAGAGCTACCAGGCTGAGGGCTGGCGAGTCTTCACACGAGGACTGGCCTCCACGCTGTTACGTGCTTTTCCCGTCAATGCTGCCACCTTTGCCACAGTCACTGTGGTGCTTACATATACCCGGGGTGAGGAGGCCCAGCTAGACAGTGAGGCAGTTTCGGGCACCTCTGCCACCCCTGctgggcctgctctggcccagCCTTCCAGACTGTGA